The genomic DNA GGCTTCCCGTCTTCGCATGCAATGCTCTCGGCGCGCTTATGGCAGCGGGAGAACTGAATGCAGATGAAGGCAGGCACCAGGGCGCGTGGGTTGGGGCGATTGCATTCGCATGAGCACGGGCTCTCCTCTCTTCAGTGGGGTGAAAGCATTATCAACGGATGCCTAGATTGAAACAAGGGGTTTGGTCATTCGTAGTTTTGGACAGCAGTCATCTGATAAACAGATAACTCGGTTAACGGTAAAGTCGTCTACGCAGGTAAAGGGCGGGCAGGTGCACGGTTAGGGCAGGCCGTGCACCGTGCGCTGCCGAACTGCCAATTGGCTTCATTGCCGTCTTCCGCTACACTGCTCGCATTGTTTTTTGCGCGTCCGGACTGTTCAGTCTGGGCGCTTTCGATAAGCGAGGACGTATGGTACGTGAGAAATTCGGATCCCGTTTAGGGTTCATCCTGATCAGCGCGGGATGCGCCATCGGGCTGGGGAACGTGTGGCGCTTCCCTTACATCGTGGGGCAGTACGGGGGCGCGGCATTCGTGCTTTTGTATTTGCTGTTCTTGGTGGTGTTCGCGCTGCCCATTCTCGTGATGGAGTTCGCGGTGGGCCGGGCGAGCCAGAAGGGCGTCGCGCGCAGCTTCGACGAGCTGGAGCCGGCCGGGTCGAAATGGCATCGGTTCAAGTGGGCGGCCCTTGCGGGCAATTACCTGCTGATGATGTTCTACACCACGGTTGCCGGATGGATGCTGGCGTTCATGGCGTTCAGCGGCGCGGGCACGTTCGAGGGCCTGGACGCCGGCGCCGTCGAAGGGGTGTTCAACGGGCTTCTGGCCGACCCGCTTATGATGGTCGCGTTCATGCTGGTCGTAGTGCTGATAGGCGTGTTAGTGACGCGGGCCGGCTTGCGCAACGGCGTGGAGCGCATTACGAAGACGATGATGGCCGCCCTGTTCGCCGTCCTTGCCGTGCTGGTGGTGCGCGCGGTCACGCTTCCGGGCGCCGAAGAGGGCCTGTCGTTCTATCTCATGCCCGATTTCGCGAAGCTGTTCGAAGGCGGGTGGGGGACGTTCGTCGATGCCGTGTTCGCGGCTATGGGCCAGGCGTTCTTCACGGTGTCGGTGGGCGTGGGGTCCATGTCCATCTTCGGCAGCTACATCGATAAACGCTACCGCCTTACGGGCGAGGCGCTGCGCGTCGCGGGGCTGGACACGCTCGTGGCCATCATGGCGGGCCTCATCATCTTCCCGGCGTGCTTCGCGTTCGGGGTGGAGCCGGGCAGCGGCCCCGGCCTGGTGTTCATCACGCTTCCCAGCGTGTTCAGCCAGATGCCGGTGGGGCAGCTGTGGGGCACGCTGTTCTTCCTGTTCATGAGCTTCGCCGCGCTGTCCACGGTGGTGGCGGTGTTCGAGAACATCATGAGCTTCAGCATGGACGAGTGGGGCTGGTCGCGCAACCGCGCTTGCCTGGTGAACGGCATCGCGCTGGCGCTGTTGTCGCTGCCGTGCGTACTGGGCTTCAACGTGTGGGCGGGCGTGGAGGTGCCGGGTATCGGCAATATCCAGGCCATCGAGGACTTCCTCATGTCGAACAACGTGCTGCCGCTGGGCGCTCTGGTGTTCCTGCTGTTCTGCACGTCCAAGCGGGGCTGGGGTTGGGATGCGTTTCTGCGCGAGGCCGACACGGGCGAGGGCACGCGCTTTCCTCGCTGGGCTCGCGGCTACGTGCGCTTCGCGCTGCCCGTGCTCATCCTGGCGGTGTTCGTGGCCGGCTACGTACCCATCGTGCAAACCTGGCTGGGGCTGGGGTAGGCCCGCGGCGCCGGAGGGAGGGCGCCGCGGGCCGAGCGGAGCGGGGAGAAGTCTAAAGGTTTCGGTGCAACTTAGATCTCGCCCTTCACGGTTTCTGCCATGAGGTAGCCGTAGTTCATGGCGGCGTCGAAGCCCATCGCGTAGGGTCGGCCGTCCTTCTCCTCGATGGATCCGCATACGTCGCCCGCCGCGTACAGTCCGGCGACGGCTTCGCCCGAGTCGCTCAGCACGTGTCCTTCGGTGTCGATGGCCAAACCACCCGTGGTCAAGTAGAACGTGGGGATGCAGGACACTACCCAAACGCCATCATGCGTGTCGAGGTAGGGCAGCTTCTTGCGTCCGAACTCGTCTTCCTCGCCGGCGAGCGCGTGGGCGTTATGCGTATCGAGAGTGGCAGCGAGGTCGGTCAGCCCCAGCTCCTCGGCAGCAGCCTCCACGGAATCGTAGTGCACCATGTCGCCACGGTGCTCGAGGCATTTGTAGGTATCCATGGCGTACAGCTCGTTCTTGTTCGTGGTGATGCGGCCCGCTTCGTCGGTGACGTAGAAGAACTTCCCCCCGTTCGTTTCATCGAGAAGCGCCCGCCCAAGCACGCCGTGGTTATCCGACATGATATTGCCGAACTGCTTGCCCGACGCGTTCACGAGGATGCCTGGCGTGGTCTGGTACAAGAAGGCGATCTCGAAGTTCGATCCGGCCTGGTTCGTGGTGGACAGGAATGCGCCTAGGTCGCGACCCATGCACTCGATAGCGCCTCCCGCCTTCTGTCCCAGCTCGATGCCATCGCCGGTGGAGCCGGGTGCGCAATTGAACTTGAAGTCGGCGTACTGAGGGTAGTGCTCCTTGATCATGTCCGGGTTGGCCGCGAACCCTCCCGACGTGAGGCATACGGCCTTCGCCGTGACGGTCCAGGTAGAGCCGTCACGCCCTTCAGCTTTGAGCCCGGTCACGCGACCGTCGGCATCCTGCACGAGTTCGGTCACCTTCGTCGCGTATACGATCTGTCCGCCAAGCGCACCGATGCGATCGACCAGGTAGTCCTTCGCGTATCCGCAGCCGCCCATGTAGCAGCCGGGAGCCAAATACGGCGTCACGCCGTACGCCTTGTTCACGCCCAAGCTGTAGAAGCCCACGCCGATGCCGTGCATCCAATCCACCAGTTGTCCGGAGTTCGAGTACATGGCCGTTTGGTACGGCATCGCGCCGTCGAAGCGGTCGTTTTCGGGAACGAGGTACTTCTGCATGACTGCCAACATAGCTTGCTTGTTGTACATGGGATTGTCGTCGGCCCTGCCGAGCGCGTAGTTCGCTTGCAGCTGCGATTCGGCGGCGGCGACGCCCGAGTACGTCATGGGCATGGAGCCGCCGGCAATGTCCTGCTTCTCGAAGAGCACCACCGTTTTCCCGGCTTCCAGCAGTCGCGTCGCTGCAACGAGGCCTGCGGTGCCGGCGCCCATGAACGCCACGTCCACGTCGGCGGTCTGCGCGGCGCCGCCGCTGGGGGTTGCGGCGCCTAGGCGGAAGTCCTTCGGATTACCGCCGGCGTTCGTGATGGCGTCGGCTACAGCGCTTTGCACGGCCATCGATGTGGTGGTGGCACCGGTGACTGTGTCCACGTCGATGTTCTTGGCTTCGAGAATCCTCGTTGCCATCATCGGAGCGGCCGTGGATCCGATGCCGATGGTGTCGTCGCAGCGCAGCACGCTGATGCCTGCGATGTCGCCGCCCGCGACGGTCACCTGCACGAACAGGTCGTCGTCGTGGCCCATAGCCGAGCCTATCCATTTGCCGTCGGTGAAGCTGTCGGGCACGCTTTTCTTCTCCGGTTTGGCGTCTTTCGCCGAGTCGTTGCTCGCCTGTTGCGGCGTCGCGCATCCCGCTAGACCGCCCAGTGCGGCGACGCCGCCGAATGCGAGCGACCCCTTGAGAAAGTCCCTGCGATTGAGTTCCATAGTGTTGCTCCCTCCTCGATTGGTCGGCGTGGCTTCGTGATCGCCGTGCCTCGCCGAAATGAACAACGCGAGTATCGCCAGGCGAGGTTGTCGGAGTCGAC from Eggerthella lenta DSM 2243 includes the following:
- a CDS encoding sodium-dependent transporter, yielding MVREKFGSRLGFILISAGCAIGLGNVWRFPYIVGQYGGAAFVLLYLLFLVVFALPILVMEFAVGRASQKGVARSFDELEPAGSKWHRFKWAALAGNYLLMMFYTTVAGWMLAFMAFSGAGTFEGLDAGAVEGVFNGLLADPLMMVAFMLVVVLIGVLVTRAGLRNGVERITKTMMAALFAVLAVLVVRAVTLPGAEEGLSFYLMPDFAKLFEGGWGTFVDAVFAAMGQAFFTVSVGVGSMSIFGSYIDKRYRLTGEALRVAGLDTLVAIMAGLIIFPACFAFGVEPGSGPGLVFITLPSVFSQMPVGQLWGTLFFLFMSFAALSTVVAVFENIMSFSMDEWGWSRNRACLVNGIALALLSLPCVLGFNVWAGVEVPGIGNIQAIEDFLMSNNVLPLGALVFLLFCTSKRGWGWDAFLREADTGEGTRFPRWARGYVRFALPVLILAVFVAGYVPIVQTWLGLG
- a CDS encoding FAD-binding protein gives rise to the protein MELNRRDFLKGSLAFGGVAALGGLAGCATPQQASNDSAKDAKPEKKSVPDSFTDGKWIGSAMGHDDDLFVQVTVAGGDIAGISVLRCDDTIGIGSTAAPMMATRILEAKNIDVDTVTGATTTSMAVQSAVADAITNAGGNPKDFRLGAATPSGGAAQTADVDVAFMGAGTAGLVAATRLLEAGKTVVLFEKQDIAGGSMPMTYSGVAAAESQLQANYALGRADDNPMYNKQAMLAVMQKYLVPENDRFDGAMPYQTAMYSNSGQLVDWMHGIGVGFYSLGVNKAYGVTPYLAPGCYMGGCGYAKDYLVDRIGALGGQIVYATKVTELVQDADGRVTGLKAEGRDGSTWTVTAKAVCLTSGGFAANPDMIKEHYPQYADFKFNCAPGSTGDGIELGQKAGGAIECMGRDLGAFLSTTNQAGSNFEIAFLYQTTPGILVNASGKQFGNIMSDNHGVLGRALLDETNGGKFFYVTDEAGRITTNKNELYAMDTYKCLEHRGDMVHYDSVEAAAEELGLTDLAATLDTHNAHALAGEEDEFGRKKLPYLDTHDGVWVVSCIPTFYLTTGGLAIDTEGHVLSDSGEAVAGLYAAGDVCGSIEEKDGRPYAMGFDAAMNYGYLMAETVKGEI